A genomic region of Megalobrama amblycephala isolate DHTTF-2021 linkage group LG6, ASM1881202v1, whole genome shotgun sequence contains the following coding sequences:
- the LOC125269794 gene encoding prostate stem cell antigen-like: protein MMKRIVLGVIAVIGFFTLSEALTCNSCKVGVLGKCLLSSKVDCTTSTGNCFTAKAEFNVTGFLSLSTSGCTSDCNNTSGSILGAGYTVTKSCCTTDLCNGASAVQLSMAGALSTALLASIWSSYIL from the exons ATGATGAAGAGAATTGTGCTTGGAGTCATTGCAGTGATTGGATTCTTCACTCTAT CTGAAGCCCTGACATGTAATTCGTGCAAAGTGGGCGTTCTAGGCAAATGTTTGTTAAGTTCCAAAGTGGATTGCACCACCTCGACGGGCAACTGCTTCACTGCAAAAGCAG AGTTCAATGTGACTGGTTTTCTGAGCCTGTCCACAAGTGGCTGCACATCTGATTGCAACAACACCAGTGGATCCATCTTGGGTGCGGGATACACAGTGACCAAATCCTGTTGTACCACAGATCTGTGCAATGGAGCAAGTGCTGTCCAGCTGTCCATGGCTGGGGCTCTCAGCACCGCCCTATTGGCCTCCATCTGGAGCAGTTACATTCTGTAA